One Pullulanibacillus sp. KACC 23026 DNA segment encodes these proteins:
- a CDS encoding 5'-3' exonuclease, with amino-acid sequence MLVDGMALLFRGFFATSYRGQFMLNKSGVPTNGIYGFLRYFINAFQTFQPTHVICCWDMGSKTFRTELFDAYKGNRDEPPTELIPQFDLIKSVVEALEVPNVGIKGYEADDCIGTLAKQLQVEADVIILTGDQDILQLVDERVSVAIMRKGHGNYAVYTPESFLEEKGIVPPQMIDLKGLMGDTSDNYPGVKGIGEKTALKLLQEHGSIDGILDNLDKLSKSIRSKIETDLDMLHLSRRLATIHCEAPITCSLEEALWTFDSSQALERLRAIDCDHMAKLVQVS; translated from the coding sequence ATGCTCGTTGATGGGATGGCTTTGCTTTTTCGCGGTTTTTTTGCCACGTCTTATAGAGGTCAATTCATGTTAAATAAAAGCGGAGTTCCAACGAATGGAATTTATGGTTTTCTTCGCTATTTTATAAATGCGTTTCAAACGTTCCAGCCAACACATGTGATCTGCTGCTGGGACATGGGGAGCAAGACCTTCCGAACGGAACTGTTCGATGCCTACAAGGGAAATCGGGATGAACCGCCGACGGAACTGATCCCTCAATTCGATTTGATTAAGTCGGTCGTCGAAGCGTTGGAAGTCCCAAATGTTGGAATTAAAGGCTATGAAGCCGATGATTGTATCGGGACACTTGCTAAGCAATTACAAGTGGAAGCCGATGTCATTATTTTAACGGGTGACCAGGATATCCTGCAGCTCGTCGATGAACGTGTTTCGGTAGCCATCATGAGGAAGGGTCACGGAAATTACGCGGTCTATACCCCAGAAAGCTTTTTGGAAGAAAAAGGCATAGTGCCGCCGCAAATGATTGACTTAAAGGGGCTTATGGGAGATACCTCTGATAATTATCCAGGTGTTAAGGGAATTGGGGAAAAAACAGCTCTCAAACTCCTTCAAGAGCACGGATCGATCGATGGGATTTTGGATAATTTGGATAAGCTGTCCAAAAGCATCAGGTCGAAAATCGAGACCGACCTCGATATGCTCCATCTCTCACGCCGATTAGCCACCATTCATTGTGAAGCACCAATTACCTGTTCTCTTGAAGAGGCCCTTTGGACATTTGATAGCAGCCAAGCATTAGAACGCTTAAGAGCGATTGACTGTGATCACATGGCCAAACTCGTACAGGTTTCATAG
- the glpK gene encoding glycerol kinase GlpK, translated as MEKKYILAIDQGTTSSRAIIFNEKAEIVKIAQKEFTQYFPKPGWVEHDANEIWSSVLAVIAEALSTSGINAKEIAGIGITNQRETAVVWDKNTSQPVYHALVWQSRQTSGICEALKAAGHEELIRDKTGLLIDPYFSGTKVKWILDHVEGAREKAEKGDLLFGTVDSWLIWKLSGGKAHVTDYSNASRTLMYNIYKLEWDEELLDILTVPKAMLPEVKPSSEVYAHTIDYHFFGEEVPIAGVAGDQQAALFGQACFEEGMAKNTYGTGCFMLMNTGEKAVKSKNGLLTTLAWGLNGKVEYALEGSIFVAGSAIQWLRDGLKLIDNAPESEDYATKVESTDGVYVVPAFVGLGTPYWESDVRGAVFGLTRGTSKEHFVRATLESLAYQTKDVLDAMEADSGIELKTLRVDGGASLNNFLMQFQSDLLNVPVERPIISETTALGAAYLAGLAVGFWKSRDDITNNWAVDRSFDVTMSEEDRDSLYCGWKKAVKATIAFK; from the coding sequence ATGGAAAAAAAATATATTTTGGCGATCGACCAAGGGACAACAAGTTCACGTGCGATTATCTTTAATGAAAAAGCAGAAATTGTAAAGATTGCTCAAAAGGAATTCACCCAATACTTTCCTAAGCCGGGCTGGGTGGAGCATGATGCGAATGAAATATGGTCATCCGTTCTGGCTGTCATTGCTGAGGCACTCTCCACTTCTGGCATTAATGCCAAAGAAATTGCGGGTATTGGAATTACCAATCAGCGTGAAACAGCCGTTGTCTGGGATAAAAATACTAGCCAACCTGTTTACCATGCTCTTGTCTGGCAATCCCGTCAAACATCCGGAATTTGTGAAGCGTTAAAAGCCGCTGGGCATGAAGAGCTGATTCGGGATAAAACAGGTCTCTTGATTGATCCTTATTTCTCTGGGACTAAAGTAAAATGGATTTTAGATCATGTAGAAGGAGCTCGGGAAAAAGCAGAAAAAGGGGATTTACTTTTTGGTACGGTAGACTCTTGGTTAATCTGGAAGCTATCAGGAGGAAAAGCCCATGTAACCGACTATTCCAATGCGTCAAGAACGTTGATGTATAACATTTACAAGTTGGAATGGGATGAGGAACTCCTTGATATTTTAACGGTTCCAAAAGCGATGCTTCCTGAAGTTAAGCCTTCCTCAGAAGTGTATGCACATACGATTGATTATCATTTCTTTGGGGAAGAGGTTCCTATTGCAGGGGTAGCTGGTGACCAGCAAGCCGCACTGTTTGGTCAAGCTTGCTTTGAAGAAGGAATGGCGAAGAATACTTACGGAACAGGCTGCTTTATGCTGATGAACACAGGAGAAAAAGCAGTAAAGTCAAAAAATGGCCTTTTAACAACTCTTGCCTGGGGATTAAACGGGAAGGTTGAGTATGCCCTTGAAGGAAGTATTTTCGTTGCGGGTTCAGCGATTCAGTGGCTTCGTGATGGTTTGAAATTAATCGATAATGCGCCTGAAAGTGAAGACTATGCGACAAAGGTTGAATCTACTGACGGTGTCTATGTCGTTCCTGCTTTCGTTGGACTTGGAACGCCTTATTGGGAAAGTGATGTTCGCGGGGCTGTCTTTGGTTTGACACGTGGAACAAGCAAAGAGCACTTTGTTCGGGCAACACTAGAATCACTGGCTTACCAAACAAAAGATGTTTTGGATGCAATGGAAGCCGATTCAGGCATTGAATTGAAAACGCTTCGTGTTGATGGCGGCGCTTCACTCAATAATTTTCTCATGCAATTCCAAAGCGATCTCTTGAATGTTCCTGTTGAACGGCCAATCATCAGTGAAACGACGGCTCTCGGTGCCGCCTATCTTGCGGGCTTAGCTGTTGGTTTCTGGAAGAGCCGCGATGACATTACGAACAATTGGGCAGTTGATAGGTCCTTTGATGTTACCATGTCTGAAGAAGATCGGGATTCATTATACTGTGGCTGGAAGAAAGCGGTTAAAGCCACGATTGCCTTTAAATAA
- a CDS encoding MIP/aquaporin family protein, producing the protein MHGFFGELIGTMILIIFGAGVCAGVNLNKSLANSSGWIVITFGWGFAVAIAAYSVGKFTGAHLNPALTLALASAGDFPWSKVPEYIAGQMVGTFLGAVIVYFHYLPHWKATKDQGAKLGTFSTGPSIPHTFSNLVSEIIGTFVLVLGILAIGANKFADGLNPLIVGFLIVAIGLSLGGTTGYAINPARDLGPRIAHALLPIAGKGSSNWGYAWIPVVGPILGGVFGCLFYNAAFLGKVSPAVWIFGVIILIVLIAAFATERKIPASRYVESAEMDRDAS; encoded by the coding sequence ATGCATGGATTTTTTGGGGAACTGATAGGGACGATGATTTTGATCATTTTTGGGGCGGGTGTCTGCGCCGGCGTTAACTTGAATAAGTCGTTGGCCAATAGCTCTGGCTGGATTGTCATCACCTTTGGCTGGGGATTCGCTGTTGCAATCGCTGCTTATTCAGTAGGAAAATTTACTGGAGCTCATTTAAATCCGGCCTTAACACTAGCACTTGCTTCGGCAGGAGATTTCCCTTGGTCGAAGGTTCCTGAATATATTGCCGGCCAAATGGTTGGAACTTTTCTTGGAGCTGTTATTGTCTATTTTCATTACCTCCCGCACTGGAAAGCAACAAAAGATCAGGGGGCAAAGCTTGGGACGTTCTCAACAGGACCTTCAATCCCTCACACCTTTTCGAATCTAGTGAGTGAAATAATTGGGACATTTGTTTTAGTACTTGGTATTTTAGCTATTGGTGCCAATAAGTTTGCTGATGGTCTGAATCCGCTTATCGTTGGCTTTTTGATTGTCGCCATTGGTCTTTCTTTAGGAGGGACAACAGGTTATGCGATTAACCCAGCGCGTGACTTGGGACCGCGTATTGCCCATGCTCTATTACCGATTGCAGGTAAAGGCAGCTCCAATTGGGGTTACGCCTGGATCCCAGTCGTCGGACCTATTCTGGGTGGTGTATTCGGCTGCCTTTTCTACAATGCGGCATTTCTTGGAAAAGTTTCTCCTGCCGTTTGGATCTTTGGTGTTATCATTCTGATCGTTTTAATTGCAGCTTTTGCAACGGAACGAAAAATTCCAGCAAGCCGTTATGTAGAATCTGCTGAAATGGATCGTGATGCGAGTTAA
- a CDS encoding DUF4025 domain-containing protein — translation MGQKDLKAANEDFKRSGYSEDLDEQAITQEQIFDVYNEGTVDQMLENGGRQKRSADSPQDYNA, via the coding sequence ATGGGTCAGAAGGATCTGAAAGCGGCAAATGAGGATTTCAAAAGAAGCGGTTATTCAGAAGATCTTGATGAGCAAGCGATCACTCAAGAACAGATTTTTGATGTGTACAATGAAGGAACCGTTGATCAAATGCTCGAAAATGGAGGCCGGCAAAAGCGTTCAGCAGATTCGCCACAGGATTACAACGCCTAA
- a CDS encoding GNAT family N-acetyltransferase, giving the protein MSQEYTYRMIDPVKDGETAIRIRRDSFDISFQDPDGMGDPKGYLIWIEINNLLYPGSFVMMEKDGQLVGQIELEFLSYFNKPIGFVDLFYLLPEYRGKGLGAEQLNYVESFFKRYGLDEYHLRVSPTNERALRFYKKHGFEFIMEEQLNHRVWRLRKRIQKAR; this is encoded by the coding sequence ATGTCCCAAGAGTATACCTATCGGATGATTGATCCCGTAAAAGATGGCGAAACGGCGATACGGATTCGCCGGGATTCTTTTGATATAAGCTTTCAAGACCCAGATGGGATGGGGGATCCTAAGGGTTACCTCATTTGGATTGAGATAAATAATCTCCTTTATCCAGGGAGTTTTGTCATGATGGAGAAAGACGGGCAACTGGTTGGCCAAATTGAACTTGAATTTTTAAGCTATTTTAATAAGCCGATTGGTTTCGTAGATTTATTTTACCTTCTGCCCGAATACCGCGGGAAGGGGCTTGGGGCGGAACAACTAAACTATGTTGAATCTTTTTTTAAAAGGTATGGTCTTGATGAGTATCATCTTCGGGTCTCGCCGACCAATGAACGGGCCCTTCGTTTTTATAAAAAGCATGGTTTTGAATTCATTATGGAAGAGCAGCTTAACCATCGTGTTTGGAGGCTCAGAAAAAGGATTCAAAAAGCTCGATGA
- a CDS encoding DUF5370 family protein, with product MGAIQKNGFTFDVEYSNMLQRGAVHVFQNGEFVHEMPFTFQGDDPDPEEIQRMVDTFFE from the coding sequence ATGGGAGCGATTCAAAAAAATGGATTTACGTTTGATGTGGAGTATAGTAATATGCTTCAACGTGGTGCTGTGCATGTTTTTCAGAATGGTGAATTTGTACATGAGATGCCATTCACATTTCAAGGGGATGATCCCGATCCAGAGGAGATCCAGCGCATGGTGGATACATTCTTTGAGTGA
- a CDS encoding GH25 family lysozyme, which produces MQKRSDQNFKGIDVSHWQGEIQWEKVKNAGMSFVYIKATEGTSVTDPCFSQNVKGAKQAGLMVGAYHFGRFKDGEKAEKEANHFAQIVKPFSLDLPPVLDIETNQGLSKKDLSSAALVFRQRLKSQLSADCMLYTSTHFAKEHLDLTVKKLPVWIAHYGVLTPKENGIWENWDVFQFSDQGTVPGIKGNVDLNEWDRTRGEAFFAAKSTTIQREAPIQNHTAHLIIKKGDTFWDLETKNGWSHGTLTKLNPGIDPRKLQIGQKISCPHN; this is translated from the coding sequence ATGCAAAAGCGTTCGGATCAAAATTTTAAAGGGATTGATGTGAGTCATTGGCAAGGTGAGATTCAGTGGGAAAAGGTTAAAAATGCAGGGATGTCGTTTGTTTATATTAAAGCGACAGAGGGGACAAGTGTGACGGATCCGTGTTTCAGTCAAAATGTAAAAGGGGCCAAGCAGGCGGGTCTCATGGTGGGGGCGTATCATTTTGGGCGATTTAAGGATGGGGAAAAGGCGGAAAAGGAAGCGAATCATTTTGCGCAGATCGTCAAACCCTTTAGCCTCGATCTGCCGCCTGTCCTGGACATTGAAACAAATCAAGGCCTTTCGAAAAAAGACCTTTCGAGTGCTGCACTTGTATTTCGTCAAAGGCTTAAATCACAGCTTTCGGCAGATTGTATGCTCTACACCTCTACTCATTTTGCCAAAGAGCATCTGGATCTAACGGTAAAAAAACTTCCGGTGTGGATTGCTCATTATGGCGTTCTTACTCCAAAGGAAAATGGAATTTGGGAGAATTGGGACGTTTTTCAGTTCAGCGACCAAGGAACGGTGCCTGGGATCAAAGGGAATGTTGATTTGAACGAGTGGGATCGAACACGGGGGGAGGCTTTTTTCGCCGCTAAGAGTACGACGATTCAAAGAGAAGCTCCTATCCAAAACCACACCGCTCATTTAATTATTAAGAAAGGGGACACCTTCTGGGATTTGGAAACGAAAAATGGGTGGTCCCATGGCACCTTAACGAAGCTGAATCCCGGTATTGATCCTAGAAAACTTCAAATTGGCCAGAAAATTAGCTGTCCGCACAATTAA
- a CDS encoding nuclease-related domain-containing protein, translating to MFIKQREVPSELKITRFLQHRMNWTEKETRQLVYDEKGFEGEVFVDHLIEKFPDDNYLAIGDFLFEFNSSYAQIDTLLLMANKLILFEIKNKEGDHYYEEGKLFTASGYELKSPFEQSDRAEALFRKKLQSFGIKIPIDSYILFVHPEFTLYQAPMTIRKLVLPTQLNAFFKKLEANLSPVSRKQIDLSQKLLNFHQPDSPFKRLPNYTYEELKKGLYCESCTNFSLSPSDKKIVCQTCKHEESIKHAVLRGVEEFHILFPNHKITLSRIKDWCRLEISDRSYQHVLSSNLVVKNHGRYSYYILAEKTYRKV from the coding sequence TTGTTCATAAAGCAGCGAGAGGTCCCATCTGAGTTGAAAATAACAAGGTTTCTGCAGCATCGTATGAATTGGACGGAAAAAGAAACACGACAACTTGTATATGATGAGAAAGGCTTTGAAGGGGAAGTATTTGTCGATCACTTGATTGAGAAGTTTCCTGATGACAACTATTTAGCAATTGGTGACTTTTTATTTGAGTTTAATAGTTCCTATGCTCAGATCGATACGCTTCTTCTTATGGCCAATAAGCTGATTTTATTTGAGATCAAAAATAAGGAAGGTGACCATTATTACGAAGAGGGTAAATTATTTACAGCTTCTGGCTACGAATTAAAAAGTCCTTTTGAGCAAAGTGACCGGGCAGAAGCCTTATTTCGGAAAAAATTGCAGTCGTTTGGTATAAAGATACCGATCGACTCCTACATCCTATTTGTTCACCCCGAATTCACTCTGTACCAAGCCCCAATGACAATCCGTAAACTCGTATTGCCCACACAGCTGAATGCCTTTTTTAAGAAGTTAGAAGCAAATCTATCCCCCGTATCAAGAAAACAAATCGATCTTTCTCAAAAGCTCCTCAACTTCCACCAACCCGACTCTCCCTTTAAACGATTGCCCAACTACACCTACGAGGAATTAAAAAAAGGACTCTATTGTGAATCCTGTACAAACTTCTCGTTATCCCCTTCTGATAAAAAAATAGTATGTCAGACGTGCAAACATGAAGAGTCGATTAAGCATGCTGTGTTGCGCGGTGTTGAAGAGTTCCACATCCTATTCCCCAACCACAAAATCACATTGAGCCGTATCAAAGATTGGTGCCGATTGGAGATTTCGGATAGGAGTTATCAGCATGTTTTAAGCTCTAATCTTGTAGTTAAGAATCATGGGAGATACTCTTACTATATTTTGGCTGAAAAAACTTATAGGAAAGTGTAA
- a CDS encoding carbonic anhydrase → MSRLDELLEFNEKFVEGQEYEAFKTSKFPDKKMVILTCMDTRLTELLPKALNLKNGDAKIIKNAGAIVSHPFGSIMRSLIVAVYDLGAEEVFVIGHHGCGMGSINAENTLQKMRDRGISEDTIQTLGHAGIDLNKWLARIDSIPESVRTSVEMIHQHPLIPNDVPIHGLVIDPETGKLDHVISI, encoded by the coding sequence ATGAGTCGATTGGATGAATTGCTTGAATTTAACGAAAAATTTGTTGAAGGACAAGAATATGAGGCGTTTAAAACGTCTAAATTTCCAGATAAGAAAATGGTTATCTTAACTTGTATGGACACCCGGCTTACTGAGCTCTTGCCAAAAGCTTTGAATTTAAAAAATGGGGATGCCAAAATTATAAAAAATGCGGGTGCCATTGTTAGTCATCCGTTTGGAAGCATAATGAGAAGCCTAATTGTTGCCGTTTATGATCTTGGGGCGGAAGAAGTCTTTGTGATTGGCCACCATGGTTGCGGGATGGGGAGTATTAATGCTGAAAATACGCTTCAAAAAATGCGTGACAGAGGGATATCAGAGGATACGATTCAAACTCTTGGCCATGCGGGTATTGATCTCAATAAATGGTTAGCAAGAATTGATTCTATCCCTGAAAGTGTTCGGACAAGTGTTGAAATGATTCATCAACATCCGCTCATTCCAAATGATGTTCCTATTCATGGGCTCGTCATTGATCCAGAGACTGGTAAGCTTGACCATGTTATAAGTATTTGA
- the sspL gene encoding small, acid-soluble spore protein L, with translation MKKERRRNSGKTASSVNPQGLSEDVADQQPTTELEDRAKKKNTKI, from the coding sequence GTGAAGAAAGAACGACGTCGAAACAGCGGGAAAACGGCATCCAGTGTCAATCCCCAAGGTCTTTCTGAGGACGTAGCGGACCAGCAGCCGACTACAGAACTTGAGGATCGTGCCAAAAAGAAAAACACGAAGATATGA
- a CDS encoding glycerol-3-phosphate responsive antiterminator yields the protein MERGLLLFHFKEPIILPALRHLEDLEDILNLPQPYMVILDSHIARLQPIIKMARKHAKKVLLHADLINGLKSDEHAAEFLCQEIRPDGLISTRGSVLQVAKRKKLLAIQRIFLLDSLSIETSFRTFDKVKPDLVELLPGVVPNMIKEVSQRTNVPLIAGGLIRTEQDVRMAIQAGATAITTSNKKLWRLSIKD from the coding sequence ATGGAAAGAGGGTTGCTTTTGTTCCATTTTAAAGAACCGATCATATTGCCTGCACTTCGACATTTAGAGGATTTGGAAGATATCTTGAACTTGCCTCAGCCATATATGGTAATATTGGACAGCCACATTGCAAGACTGCAGCCTATCATTAAAATGGCCAGAAAGCATGCTAAAAAGGTGCTTTTGCATGCGGATCTCATCAACGGGTTAAAGAGTGATGAGCATGCAGCTGAATTCTTGTGCCAAGAGATTCGTCCTGATGGCCTTATTTCGACTCGGGGCAGTGTCCTGCAGGTGGCAAAAAGGAAGAAGCTTCTGGCTATACAGCGCATCTTCCTTCTGGATTCCTTATCGATCGAAACCAGTTTTCGAACCTTTGATAAAGTAAAGCCCGACTTAGTCGAACTTTTACCAGGAGTCGTTCCAAACATGATTAAAGAAGTGAGTCAACGCACAAATGTTCCATTGATTGCCGGCGGTCTTATTCGAACCGAGCAAGATGTACGAATGGCTATTCAGGCAGGGGCAACAGCTATCACCACGTCGAACAAGAAATTGTGGAGATTATCTATAAAAGATTGA
- a CDS encoding glycerol-3-phosphate dehydrogenase/oxidase, with protein sequence MTFSSLKRKETLSAMANKKLDLLVIGGGITGAGVALDAKVRGLDIGLVEMNDFASGTSSRSTKLVHGGLRYLKQFEVKLVAEVGKERAIVYENAPHVTKPEWMLLPMYEGGTFGPFTTSIGLKVYDFLAKVKKNERRSMLNRSQTLQREPLLKKDGLKGGGYYVEYRTDDARLTIETIKAAVAKGAHAVNYAKVDQLLYDDHGKLIGVHVTDQISQETYEIFAKKVVNAAGPWVDTIREMDKSKKGKYLHLTKGIHIVIDGKRFPMKQAVYFDTTNGDKRMIFAIPREGKVYIGTTDTFYTTFPIHPRMTAEDRDYLLEAINGMFPDAKLTPEDVESSWAGVRPLIHEEGKSPSEISRKDEIFLSHSGLITIAGGKLTGYRKMAERVVDLVGEQLEKEEGRHLPACTTDHVKLSGGEVGGSAGFPAFVEKNVQRGVALGLSQNEAKILVDRYGSNIDSLYDIIVSQEEVASTDLPLAVKAAVIYGIKEEMVVTPIDFFTRRTGATLFNINWARQWKQPVIDFMAKLFNWSTSEKEEHTANYERELEEACIPVDKD encoded by the coding sequence ATGACATTTTCTAGTTTGAAAAGAAAAGAAACGCTATCGGCAATGGCAAATAAAAAGCTTGACCTTCTTGTAATAGGCGGCGGGATTACAGGAGCCGGGGTTGCTCTTGATGCGAAGGTCAGAGGGTTAGATATAGGTTTAGTTGAAATGAATGATTTTGCTTCTGGTACATCAAGTCGTTCCACCAAACTCGTGCACGGCGGTCTTCGCTATTTGAAGCAATTTGAAGTCAAGCTTGTGGCTGAAGTCGGTAAAGAACGGGCTATTGTTTACGAGAACGCACCGCATGTGACGAAGCCGGAATGGATGCTTCTCCCCATGTATGAAGGCGGAACATTTGGACCGTTTACGACATCGATTGGCTTAAAAGTGTATGACTTCTTAGCGAAAGTTAAAAAAAATGAACGCAGAAGCATGCTGAATCGCTCTCAAACGCTTCAAAGAGAACCGCTTTTGAAAAAGGACGGTCTAAAAGGGGGCGGGTATTACGTTGAATACCGCACAGATGATGCTCGTTTAACCATTGAAACCATTAAGGCAGCCGTGGCGAAAGGGGCCCATGCGGTTAACTATGCAAAGGTAGATCAGCTTTTATATGATGATCATGGAAAATTGATCGGCGTTCATGTGACGGACCAGATCAGTCAAGAAACCTATGAAATTTTTGCTAAGAAGGTTGTCAATGCAGCAGGTCCGTGGGTGGACACTATTCGTGAGATGGATAAGTCAAAAAAGGGAAAATATTTGCATCTGACTAAAGGAATTCACATCGTCATCGACGGCAAACGATTCCCCATGAAGCAAGCGGTTTATTTTGATACAACCAACGGTGATAAGCGCATGATCTTCGCGATTCCTCGAGAAGGGAAAGTTTATATAGGAACAACCGATACCTTTTACACAACATTTCCTATTCATCCGCGTATGACAGCAGAAGACCGTGACTATCTGCTTGAGGCGATTAATGGGATGTTTCCAGATGCCAAGTTAACTCCTGAGGATGTGGAATCGAGCTGGGCAGGTGTGCGTCCTCTCATCCATGAAGAAGGGAAGTCCCCATCTGAAATCTCGCGGAAGGATGAAATTTTCCTTTCTCATTCGGGATTGATTACGATTGCTGGAGGAAAACTGACCGGTTATAGAAAAATGGCGGAACGCGTCGTCGATTTAGTCGGTGAACAATTGGAGAAAGAAGAAGGTCGTCACCTCCCAGCTTGCACAACCGATCATGTGAAGCTGTCCGGTGGTGAGGTAGGCGGTTCAGCCGGGTTTCCAGCTTTTGTGGAGAAAAACGTGCAGCGTGGGGTGGCGTTAGGGCTAAGCCAAAATGAGGCCAAAATATTGGTTGATCGCTATGGCTCCAATATTGATTCTCTTTACGACATCATTGTCTCCCAAGAAGAGGTCGCTTCAACCGACCTGCCTCTTGCTGTTAAGGCAGCGGTTATATATGGAATTAAAGAGGAAATGGTCGTTACGCCTATCGACTTTTTCACAAGACGCACTGGTGCTACTCTTTTCAATATTAACTGGGCTAGACAATGGAAGCAGCCAGTCATTGATTTCATGGCTAAACTCTTCAATTGGTCAACTTCTGAAAAAGAAGAGCACACAGCCAATTATGAAAGAGAACTAGAAGAGGCCTGTATTCCTGTTGACAAAGACTAA
- a CDS encoding RepB family plasmid replication initiator protein translates to MSLNVNWFDSIGENLRLFEKKILYGIGAHVRRNETKRYTIYTIHLTEFGLDLLNPSDITERLSNLKNRTVSMAIGTGKARVPLLTDVRYDDPSKTVTITFNSLLKGGYLSLGEKAFSQQVLSC, encoded by the coding sequence TTGTCATTAAATGTAAATTGGTTTGACTCGATTGGGGAGAACCTTCGTCTTTTTGAGAAAAAGATACTGTATGGAATCGGAGCGCATGTTCGACGCAATGAGACTAAGCGTTATACGATTTACACCATCCATCTCACTGAATTTGGATTGGATCTTCTCAATCCTTCAGATATTACGGAGCGATTGTCCAATTTAAAAAATAGGACCGTTTCTATGGCAATCGGTACGGGTAAAGCACGTGTTCCCCTTTTAACTGACGTGAGGTATGATGATCCAAGTAAAACAGTAACGATAACATTTAACTCTTTGTTAAAAGGTGGTTATCTCTCTCTTGGCGAAAAGGCGTTTAGCCAACAGGTTCTCAGTTGCTAA
- a CDS encoding AI-2E family transporter, with protein MDTLVAFVKSRGFIRFLTLAFFVLLLYFLRDLINLILFTFIFTFLIGRLHVFLMTYLKKIMPINSNLVIILLYILIVALIVFGAYRYLPVVIKQVVQLTDQLTSYYSYYTTHPPDNKLLGYLFDKAKTIAKPTDLANKISMVYSYVTSVGKISVQILLALLLSLFFLLEKNSITTFSAKFRTSQIGPFVNEVEFFGRKFANTFGKVIEVQFLIAFTNAVISSIILFFLGFPKIFGLGVMILVFGLIPVAGVFISLVPLMTIAYTIGGGREIIYVLIMVVLIHALESYVLNPKFMSAKTNLPAFYTFIILIVSEHFLGIWGLIIGIPIFIFILDIMGVQNSDSVKAVKK; from the coding sequence ATGGACACATTGGTTGCATTTGTAAAATCCCGTGGCTTTATTCGTTTTTTAACCCTTGCTTTTTTTGTCCTTTTGCTCTATTTTTTGAGAGATTTAATCAACTTGATTTTATTCACGTTTATTTTTACATTCTTAATTGGCCGGTTACATGTGTTTCTCATGACCTATCTGAAAAAGATTATGCCCATCAATTCGAATTTGGTCATTATTTTATTATATATATTAATCGTAGCCCTCATTGTTTTCGGGGCTTATCGTTATCTTCCGGTTGTGATTAAGCAGGTTGTCCAGTTAACAGATCAGTTAACTTCTTATTATTCATACTACACCACTCATCCACCGGATAATAAACTATTAGGTTATTTGTTTGACAAAGCCAAAACGATTGCCAAACCAACTGATTTAGCTAATAAAATTTCGATGGTTTATAGTTATGTGACAAGCGTTGGAAAGATTAGCGTACAGATTCTTTTAGCGCTTTTGCTTAGCCTGTTCTTTCTGCTTGAGAAAAACAGTATTACGACTTTCTCAGCCAAATTCCGTACGAGTCAAATCGGTCCCTTTGTTAATGAAGTGGAATTCTTTGGACGGAAATTCGCTAATACATTTGGAAAGGTTATTGAAGTCCAATTCTTAATTGCCTTTACGAATGCCGTTATATCGTCCATCATTTTGTTTTTCTTAGGCTTTCCGAAAATATTTGGGCTCGGTGTCATGATTTTAGTCTTTGGCCTGATCCCTGTTGCGGGTGTGTTTATCTCACTTGTTCCATTAATGACGATCGCTTATACGATTGGCGGCGGTAGAGAAATTATTTATGTTCTGATTATGGTTGTTCTTATCCATGCGCTTGAAAGCTATGTTCTGAATCCAAAATTCATGTCAGCCAAGACGAATCTGCCTGCTTTTTATACATTTATCATTTTAATTGTATCTGAGCATTTTCTCGGCATATGGGGTCTCATAATTGGCATCCCTATCTTTATCTTCATATTAGATATCATGGGGGTTCAAAATTCAGATTCGGTCAAGGCGGTAAAAAAATAG
- a CDS encoding cold-shock protein, with the protein MAFNKNRREPVPEVETEIWACTSENCSGFMRAAYSFDTEPKCPLCQSDMVKETRILPVLD; encoded by the coding sequence ATGGCGTTTAACAAAAACCGCCGGGAGCCGGTTCCCGAAGTTGAAACTGAAATATGGGCTTGTACAAGTGAAAATTGTTCAGGATTCATGCGCGCTGCCTATTCCTTCGATACCGAACCGAAGTGCCCCTTATGCCAATCTGATATGGTAAAAGAGACACGCATTTTACCCGTACTAGACTAA